The Arachis ipaensis cultivar K30076 chromosome B07, Araip1.1, whole genome shotgun sequence genomic interval NNNNNNNNNNNNNNNNNNNNNNNNNNNNNNNNNNNNNNNNNNNNNNNNNNNNNNNNNNNNNNNNNNNNNNNNNNNNNNNNNNNNNNNNNNNNNNNNNNNNNNNNNNNNNNNNNNNNNNNNNNNNNNNNNNNNNNNNNNNNNNNNNNNNNNNNNNNNNNNNNNNNNNNNNNNNNNNNNNNNNNNNNNNNNNNNNNNNNNNNNNNNNNNNNNNNNNNNNNNNNNNNNNNNNNNNNNNNNNNNNNNNNNNCAATGGTTACCGTATGAAAATTGCTTTTCACACTTAAATTATTTGAACAAGTACTCATACGTAGCTCACATCGAATatatctatataaaaaaaaaaataccctgTCAAACTTTTCAACATTTTAATCATAATTAATGTTTGTGTTTGAACATGACTAATAATTAACCAATAATCTAATAAACTCTGGTCAAACTTGGCTAAATCCTAATAGAACTTGATTTCAATCCTAagtttaaaaagaaatttgagaaAAGGAAAACGGTAAAACAGATCATAGATACTGGTTTGGAGATTGGAGATTCCATCATATTCAAAGAATTAGTCAGTTGCCAAATTTGAATAACCGGAATACATTTATATTGATGACAACATAAATCTTCCTTTAATTTGTGATAGGTGGGTTTAGAGccttattaataattaatttttatgttgtACTGTATGTGTACGGAAATTCTTAGTTATCACATCAAGAAACTTTAGACCATCTCCAATAGGAAACTCATCTCAGTTTCTATTTATGGctcacctgtcataaaaagtaactccacatcagcttttgcgtcataaacagtaaataggaactcaaaacatctctctcttctccattaggaagaactaactttagtccctattgtggtcccacttaattaattaattaaaatacttgaaattaatgtaattaattttttttaataatataatttaaatttataaatttaaaaataatttactattaaaagatattaatattaaataaattcatatataataataatacacaatatataattcggggttacactaatttgtaaaattacttaatacaaagaaaaacataattaaGCTTTATAGTTGACGACAAGCATTGTGAAATTGCCATATGTGTTCAATCAAGTCCTCTTTCAATTGTCTATGCTGTTGCCTATTTCGAAGTTGGGCATTTCTTTGAAGAAATTGATGGTATGGTGCGAAATCTTCTTCTCCCAGCTGAGGTTGTGATAAGCCATTTTCGACATCATCATACTCTAAGTCCTGAGCAAAATttcctacataagtatctctttcatcctcaacaatcatattatgcaatataatacaagctctcattatgttggcaagcttcttcttttCCCAAAAACGAGCTGGACCACGTATAATTGCAAAGCGTGCTTGCAACACTCCAAATGCTCGCTCCACATCTTTTCTTTGCCCTTCTTGGTATTGTGCAAATAACTTGCGTTTCTCCCCTTGTGGCTTTGAGATTGATTTGACAAATGTGGCCTATTCAGGATAAATACCATCTGCTAAATAGTATCTCATAGTATAATTATTACCATTAATAGTGTAATTTACCTCCGGAGCACGGTCGTTTAGAATATCATCGAACACTGGAGAACGATCTAACACGTTGATATCGTTATTTGAACCAGAAACTCCAAAAAACGCATGCCATATCCAAAGATCTGAAGATGCTACAACCTCAAGTACTATGGTTGCAACCCCACGATAACCACTCATGTACATACCTTTCCACGCCTTTGGACAATTTTTCCATTGCCAATGCATGCAGTCAATGCTACCCAACATGCCAGGGAAGCCACGACCCTCCGCCATTTGTAGCAGCCGTTGTACGTTATTTGGTTTGGGTTTTCGCAAGTATTCATCCTCGAACACCGAAATGACACCTTCAACAAAATTTTCCAAGCATTCAATTGTAGTGCTCTCGCCTATGCGCACATAATCATCAACAGCATCAGCTCCTACGCCATATGCTAACATGCGTATCGCAGCGGTACATTTCTGGAGTGATGACaagcctcttcttccagttgcatCAACCCTCTGTTGAAAATACGGATAGACGTTTGAGAGAGCGTCTACTATCCGAAGGAACACATGTCTTCTCATTCGAAATCTCCGTCGAAAAATGTCAGCATTATACACCGGTTCATCTGCAAAGTAATCTTGAAAAAGGCGATCATGTCCTGCTTCTCGATCTCTGTTGATCCATCTACGAGTAATTGGGATAGAGCTTCTATCgatatcttcttcttctgaatctTGGAGTAAACACTCATCGATCCAATTATCTATGACTGTATTATCTTGCCGTCTTCTTttgccatacaaagcctcattaaACACATCATCAAAATTCCTAGCCATatttagaaatgtaatttttagttCTTTTTCGAGGTGAGAAACAAGAATTGAAGTGGAGTTGCAGAGTCATGGATAGTTGATATTTATAAGTGTGTCTGCAATAAGTACCTTAACGGCTAGTTAACGGCTAGTTTTGCAACAGCTAGTTTTGCAACGGTCACTTTCATGAACAATAAGGGCACAATAATATTGACTAATTTAAAAACTTACAtcagaaataaataaaacaaactacATCATAAACCAGTAATacgcaataaaaataagaacatacTACATAACTCTACGAATACAATGAACCATTAAGTAAACCACTTGGTGATTATTTTCTCACATACAATCTCATGAAGAGCTCGTCGTTTTTCACTCATTGTAGACGTGTCAGCATTAAGTATTTGCATATCCAtttccctttccctttccttGGCCATCCTTTCCATTTCCCTTTCTTTTGCTTTTATCTCCATTTCTTTAATATACCTCTGAGtttgtaattctttttctttcattgctGCTTGAgcttgtaattcttgttctttcattgccGCTTGAATTTGTAACTCCTTCTCTTTGATTGCCATAATCTTTGCTCTATGTtccttctcctcttctctttcttttttcctaTCTATTAGTTCCTTTTCTCTAACATTCTtaatatcttccatgagagataaTTTTTTGACAACCGATGATTTTCTTTCGCTAAAATCTTCAGACATCTGTGCTTTTCCCTTACCTTTTCGCTTGCTCTTCTTTGATCCTTGTGGGCGAACGGGAGAGTCCACACCGGGTTCGTCAGCCAACAGTGTTTCTGGGTTTGATGAGGATGAGTATGCTCCAGTTGCACTAACCTTGGTTCTCTTTGAGCCGCCACTCTGTGTAGGTAGTTGGCTTCTCCATTTTTGCTCCAACCGAAGCATGTTCCAATGCCTCTCAAAAGTGAACTTTTGACCATAATTTGTGGAATAAAGCTTATAAGCCAACTCCTTTATATCATCAGCGTTCGAACCACTCCTTATGTTTCGACTAGCTTGATCATAGCAACCAGCAAATTGTGCAACAGCCTTGTTGATCTTATACCATCGTTTCTTACATGCAACTACCCCCCTTGTCATGTCGGAGCAAAATTCTACACAGTAGCTATGAATTCGACTCCAAAATATTTTTTCCTTTTGATCGGTACCAACTACAGGGTCAGTTGAAACATTTAACCATCCACTGATCAGCATCTCATCCTCTTTCCAATGCCAGTGTTGAATACTATATTGCCTCCGATCTTCAATTTCATCATCATTAAGGTTGATAGCATCTAATCCACGAGGGTTGGCAAAATCTGAATATTGCGAATTTGGACTAGATCGTATAGGAGTCTGAGAGGATGGGTTAGAAGAGCCACCAACACCAGATGAGTTATGTCTTGATGCACTGAATTGAGTTGGAAACGGCAAAGAAGTTGGAGTAACATTTCCGATAGAGGGGTTAAATATGGACGAAAATAGAAAATGGggtgtttgtgaattttgattttgcGGTTGGAATATAGGAAACTGATTATTATAAGgagcttgaaaattgaaattagaaagattttgtggatttggattttgaaatgaatttggtagcgtgaagttttgatttggaacttgagagtttgagatttgagattgttgggtatttggaatttgaggaaagttttgtaagtaattgaagaaagagttgagttggtttggatccattttttcgaacaaaaaataatagTAGCAAAACTTTGATTTCGTAAACTTGGAAGAAGACAAAGAAGAGTAGTAGATAGTGTGAGAATAGAAGTGTATCTAAGTGGTATATATAGAgtaacaaaatattaatttattaataataacggtAACATNNNNNNNNNNNNNNNNNNNNNNNNNNNNNNNNNNNNNNNNNNNNNNNNNNNNNNNNNNNNNNNATCTATAATATCAAAAAAAAAatcgtaattttaaaaaatttatatttttgtaatattattacgaataaaaatattagtttaagactaaaaaaaataaaatatgaaagtcATGCGGTGAATATGTCATGAAATGGTTTTAATAGCATGATTTGTGTGTATATGAAAGCATATAATTAAGTGAAAGTATTTTTAAAAAGAGCAAAAAACTCTTTTTGTTGGAACAAAAATCCTTTTTAGTAAGATAAAAAACTTTGCAAATTGGAAGAAAAatttaataagaaaattttaataaatttaaacattttagtatgagacaatgaatgagggaaatcatatgtacttatatatcacaactcatgattcaaataaaaaagttatattagaaaaattatttttattttttttgagttatgttatattaaaatcaatacaaTTGAATTACATGTCATTGTAAATCAGaagtttactaacccaaatgaaTACATAATTTGACACGATCAGTTGGGTCATCTTAAAACAACTATGATGCGgagaatattaaaaattttgatggACATTCACTGAAGTATTAGAGAGTTCTTCAATTTAGTGAATTCTATTGTGCTACGTGTTCTCAGTGAGAGCTAATTGTAAGGTCATTACCAGTAAAGATTAGCTTTGAATCTCCtgaattttaaaaaagaattcaaggagatatatATGGACCAATTCATCCACCATgtagatcttttagatattttatggttctAATAGATGCATCCTTGAGATGGTCACATATGTGCTTATTGTcctctcgcaacctggcgtttgcgagattacttacTCAAATTATTCAATTGAAAGCACATTTGCCAAAAAATCCAACCAAAGTAATTTGTCTTGATAATGCTTTTGAATTCACTTCTCATCTTTTGATATTTATTGTATGGCTAAGGGAACAAATGTTGAATATCCAGTATCTCGTGTTCTCTCTCTATAATGaagtatcttgagatacaaacaaGAGATGAGTTTAAAGCTTAATTTGCAGATTGTTATTTTGATGAATCAATGTTTCCAACATCCAGAGGAGAGAATAAATTACTTGAGAAAGAATTCAATTGAAATGCATCATGCATCTAGACCCACAATCAggacaatgtgaactagaagtttaaAAGATTACACATTTATAAAGAATAGCAAATAAATTGTCTGATGTATTTTTTGATACAAATAGGATAACCAAATCCTATACATACCAGTTGAAAATGCCTCAATTCGAATTAATTTTTCAGTTGGGCAAATGGCTAATGAAACAAGTACATGCCAGAAGCGTGGTAGACCAATTGGTTCCAAAGAAaaaaattctcgaaaaagaaGAGTGGTATTTGATATTACCAAGACAAATGGTACTCctattgaaaaagataaagacataGAAAGGACACTAGCAAGTGTCCAAAATTCGGAT includes:
- the LOC107606836 gene encoding glutathione S-transferase T3-like, whose amino-acid sequence is MTQLIVSNYVFIWFPIFQPQNQNSQTPHFLFSSIFNPSIGNVTPTSLPFPTQFSASRHNSSGVGGSSNPSSQTPIRSSPNSQYSDFANPRGLDAINLNDDEIEDRRQYSIQHWHWKEDEMLISGWLNVSTDPVVGTDQKEKIFWSRIHSYCVEFCSDMTRGVVACKKRWYKINKAVAQFAGCYDQASRNIRSGSNADDIKELAYKLYSTNYGQKFTFERHWNMLRLEQKWRSQLPTQSGGSKRTKVSATGAYSSSSNPETLLADEPGVDSPVRPQGSKKSKRKGKGKAQMSEDFSERKSSVVKKLSLMEDIKNVREKELIDRKKEREEEKEHRAKIMAIKEKELQIQAAMKEQELQAQAAMKEKELQTQRYIKEMEIKAKEREMERMAKEREREMDMQILNADTSTMSEKRRALHEIVCEKIITKWFT